The genomic window TTTTCATAATTTCAAAATCTGATTTACTACCCATAATAATTGATATAAAATTCATTCTAATCCTTTTTTTATTTTTAAAAGTGCAAGATTATATCAAAAATTATCTAATAGTTTTATAATCTTATTTACTTTCAATTTATTCCAAGACTCAAATTTATTTATAGTTAGGCTATCATTATCATAAATGAATTTTGATAAATTTTTTGATTTATCTTCTATAAAAATTGGTTTAATATATTTAAAATATTTTATTTTCTTCAAATAATCATTTTGTGTAAAAATTACCACTGTTGGCACCATAAAAGCATCACTTATATGAAATGTTGAAGTATCAGCTGTAATAATTCTGTCCATTGAAGAGATAATATACATAAAATCATTTATATTTTTTGATTCTTTTGTTAAATCAATAAACCTATCATCTTTTATTTTATTATCTATTAAAAGTGTAGAAACTATGATGTAATTTTCTGCTTTTAACAAAAGTGATTTTAATAATTCAATGGCAATATTTTGAGGAATTGATTTATTTATATTTGCAGAATATGGATGAAATAAAAGCAATTTACCTTTTGATTTTAGCTCTTTTAATCTTTTTTTTAGACTATCTTGAACTTTATAATTTGAAATATCTAATTCATTATATTTTTCATTTTCACTTATTTTTTTATAGTCTATTCCAAATTTTAAAAGCCAAGCATCAACATAATTTAAAGAGTCTAGTTCTAAAAAATTTATTGATATACTATTATCTATAAAGTAATCATATTCACACAATTTTTTTGAAGTAATACTCAAGGGAAGAATATTATTGATGTAATCTTGTGTTTCATATATCTGTTTATCTCTTGTATAAAAACTATTATTTGAAGCATTAATATACATATCAAATTTTATATTTTTATAAATCTCTTTTAGTTTTTTATGAAGTATTCTCAAAGCTGTACAAGAAGAAACCATCTCACTAATACTAGTACCAACTCTTCCAATAATTGCAATTGACACTTCATCTTTTTTTATACTTGTTAGTTGTTTATAAATATCTACTTTTTTAATATCTTGGAAAAATTTTTGTTTAAAATTTTCTCTGTAATTATATTCAGCAAGATTTCGGATTCCCAATTCAATTGGAAAGTTTTCTGTAGTTCTAATTTTATCTTCATTTAATACTTTTGCAAAATATTTATCTTTATCAACTTTTAGGAATATCTCTTTTAAATCTAAGAAATCATCATAAGTTGTAATATAAATAGTAGAGTTTTCCATATCTGATGGAATTTTCAGTTTAAAATAATTAACCAAAGTTCCATCAGTAGTTTTAATATTTATATTTTGAGTAACTCTAAAAAATATCATTTATAGTTTAAAACTTATTCAATAGTTTCTTCAATATTTGCAACTCTAAACATTGTTAAATAAGGTAATCTTCCAGGAAGTTTTATTTTGTTAACATTTCCACTATGAACAGATTCTAATTCTTTATTTGTTTCTGTTAATATTTTCTTGAAATTAATATAATAAATTCCATCTTTTTTAAAGATCTTTCCAATTTCATTTTCACACTCAACTAATTCATCACCCATTGGTGTAAAAATTTCAATATCTTCATTTGGATAAACTTTGTATTTACATAAAAAATGTTCTTCATCTTCTGTTACAAGTCCTGTAACTTCATATGAACCTTTACTTAATGCATATTCATGATTTTGTGAATCTGTTTTTTCAAATGGTCTATGAATTAAATAAGCATCTGTAAAACCTCTATTTTTTGTTGTATAAAGTTCTCTTTGATATTTGTCAGCTTCAAATTTACCATCATAATAGTCATCAATTGCATTTCTATAAGCTTTTGCAGTAACTGCTGCATAATATGGTGATTTTGTTCTTCCTTCAATTTTAAGGGAATCAACTGCACCAGAATCAAGTATCTCTTTTATATGAGAAGCTAAGTTCATATCTTTTGAATTAAAAATATATGTTCCAACACCTGGTTCTTCTTCTAATCTAAATAATGTACTGTGATCTTCATTTGCTGCGTATAATGTATATTCAAATCTACAGTCATTTGCACAAGATCCTCTATTTGGAACTCTTCCCATTTGAACTGCACTTACTAAACAACGTCCAGAATATGCAAAACACATTGAACCATGTACAAAAATTTCTATTTCCATATCTGGTAAGTGTTTTTTAATTTCAACAACATCTTTTAATGAAATTTCCCTTGCAACTACGATTCTTTTTACTCCCATATCCCAAAAAACTTGGGCATCTAGATAATTTAAAACATTTGCTTGTGTTGATAAATGAATATCAATTTGAGGTGCAAGTTCACGACATAATTTAACAACTCCAGGAGCTGCTACAATAAATGCATCGGGCTCAAGTTCTGCCATTTTTATAATATGTTTTTTTAATAAATCTATTTGAGAATTAAAAGGAAAACCATTAATTGTGGCATAAACTTTTTTACCACGAGCATGGGCATAGTCAATTCCTTCTTTAAATGTTTCAAATGTAAATTCTTTTCCCGCTCTAATTCTTAAGCTAAAGTGACTAACACCTGCATATACAGCATCTGCGCCATATTTAATTGCTATTTTTAATTTTTCTAAATTTCCAGCAGGTGATAATAACTCTACTTTTTCATTATTCATATAATTCCTTTAAATATTTCATTGTTTTATTTTATTTTTTGATTGGCATTATATCTATTTTTTAATAAATATAAAAGAGGATATTTTTACTCTTGTTTACTCTTGTTTATTTAGGAAAGCTTAAAAGCTTTCCCATTCATCATCATCTTTTTTTAATGAAGTAATACCTGTAGTTTTTTGTTTAGTTGCTAATTGTTTATTCTCATGAATATATTCATTACTATTTTTTGTATTTAACTGTTTTGAGCTAGAAGCTACTTTTTCACTTAATAAAGGCTTTGCATTAACATTATCTTTTTTTAATTGATCTAAACATTTAAACACTTTTAATGTTGAATCATCTAATTTTTGAGATAAATCACTTAATAGAACATTATCTACATAATCTTTACAATCTTCATTAATATACTCTTGAACACAATTATGAACAAAATCATGATTTAACTTTAGTTGTTTCCAGTTTTCAGTTTTTGTAAATGCTTTTCCTGAACTTTCTTCTTGCAATAACCATTTACCTAAATCACACTCTGTCGATTTTGTAACACTCCATGCAACTTTTGTTTTACCAATTTTATCAAAGTTTGTTAACTTAAATTTAATGTGATCATTTTTTAATTTAGAAATTTTAAATACTAAATCTATATCTTCAATCTCTTCTTTTGAAATTTCGTTAAATTTAGCTCTATCTGCAATTTTCAATAAATTTTCTGATAGTTTCGTAACTTCACTTGCTAATTCACTGATAATTGTTGCAGAATTTGCATTAACTTGTGTAGCTTGATCCAAAGTATTAATAGTGTCATTTATTTGTATGATACCTTTCTCTTCTTCTTTGCTTCCTTGAGATACATCTTCAATTAAAGTAATTGTCTGGTTAATTTTAGAATTTAAAGTTGCATATCCACCTATCATTTCATTTGCAATAGATTTTCCTTCATTTGCTTTTGATGTTGCAATTTGAACTATATTTTTTATCTCTTTAGCTGCTTCAGCTGATCTATTTGCTAAGTTTCGCACTTCAGCTGCAACAACGGCAAATCCTCTCCCTGCTTCTCCAGCAGTTGCTGCTTCAACAGCTGCATTTAATGAAAGAATATTTGTTTGAAAAGCAATTTGATCTATTACTGTAATTGCATCATTAATTGAATTAACTTGGTTATCAATCTCATCCATAGCTTTTGTTGTTCTTGAAGCTAATGTTTCACCATCTTTTGAAGAGTTTTGAAGTTCAACAGCTAAATTTGACATTTGATGAACTTTTTGTACACTTGATTTTACAATAGAAGTTATCTCTTCAACAGCAGCTGCTGTTTCTTCTAGAGAAGCTGCTTGTTCATTTGCAGATGCAGATAATTTATTTGCTGCTGTTGATAAGATATTTGTATCTTCATTTAGTTTTCTACCACTTACAATAATCATAGATAAAAATTCTGAAACGGTAACACCAATTAATTGGCTACTTGCTGCTAATGATGAGATAACTCCATTAACTTTTGAAGTATTGAGTTTTGAGTCATCAACACTAAAATTTGAATTTCCATATTCAATTAATACATTATTTAATGCAACTAAATTATCATTCGTTTTTTCTATCATTGAATTAATCGAATCTCTTAATTTAATAATTTGTGGATTAGATGATGTTTTCTCAATTTTATAAACATAGAATCCATTAATTACTTTTTCAATAACTTCATCAACATTTTCAATAACTTTTGAATCTTCTTCATAACCATCTTTTAATTTACCAATATAATCATTGAAACTATCAACTAATTTTCCAATTTCATCATTTGATTTTTTTTGAATTATTGCTGTGCCATTTGTATCATTGCTAATATCAGTAATTGCTTTGTTTAAATTTTCTAATGGTTTAATAATAGATTGATTAACGAAATAACTATATATTACATAAACAATTATTATTGAAAGTAATGAAAATAATATAATATTTAGAATGATTTTATTAATTTCTTTTGTAGTATTTTCTTCCATTAGTATAACTTCATTCTCTATATCATCAACATAAGCACCTGTTCCAATAATCCAATCCCAAGGTTCAAATTTTTGCACATAAGAGAATTTTTCTCTAGGTTCCCCTTTTTTATTAGGTTTGTCCCAAAAATATTTTACTAAACCACCATCTTTATTATTTTTAACAACTTCAGTCATTTCAACGAAATGTTTTTTACCTTTTGCATCTTTATTTTCAGATAAATCTTGCCCATTTAATTCAGGTTTAATTGGATGCATTATCATTTTCGGTGTTGAATCATTTATCCAAAAATAATCATTATTTGCATATCTCATTTCTGATATTGTTTTTAAAGCTTCTTCTTGCATTTTTGAAGTTACATCCTCAACATATTCACCTGTTCCAATAACCCAATTATATGGTTTAAACAATTTTACAAATGACACTTTTAATTGAGGTGCTTCAAATCCTGGTTTTGGCCAAACATAATCAACAAAACCTTCACCACTATTTTTTGCAACTGTTGCAAATTCTTTGAATATTTTTTTACCATTTTTATCTTGATAATCAACTAAATTTTTACCATTTAATTCAGGTTTAATTGGATGAACTACAATAACAGCATTTGTGTCATTAACCCAAAAATAACCAGTACTTCCGTATCTTGTTGAATTAATAATTGATTTTAATCTATATTGTAATGCTTCTTCTGATAAAGAATCTTTTAACTTATCATATTCAGATTGTAAAATTGAAAATAGAAAATTAGTCTGCATTTTTAATTGTTCTTGCACTTCAACTTTAATTTTATCAACTGATGTTCTACTATGATATGCTTCAACGGTTTTAATTGCCAAAGATACATAATTTTTAAGTTCTAGCTCTTTTTTTGCATAAGCTTGATTCTTAAAGTTCTCAATATTTTTATTTGAAAACTTTTTTATTGAATAAATAGAATTCACAGCAATTGCAAATGATACTATCATGATTGTCACTAAAGAAAGAAGTAAAATCTTACCTTTAATTGATATGTTTTTGAACATAAAAAACTCTCCTAGTTATTATAATTGTTTATATAATATCCATAGTCAGGATATTTTGTCAAGTTTATGTTATTTTAAAAGATTTTTTGCAAATTCTACAGCTTCTGATGTAACTTTTTCTCCACTTATCATTCTTGCAATCTCATTTACTTTTTCATTATTTTTTAATTCTTTTACAAATGATTTACCATTTATTTTGTCAACTAAAAAATGTTGATTTGCACTTGATGTTAGCTGTGGTTGATGTGAAATTGCAAATATTTGATATGAATTACTTAATTTTTTTAGAACTTTTGAAATTGCATCGCTTTCTTTTCCACTTAAATTTGCATCAATTTCATCTAAAAAAAGTATTCCATTATCAACAATATCAAACTCACTCATTGAAGTTAATAATGCCAATCTTAATCTATTGTATTCCCCTGAACTAATTGTGTCTAAAGATACCCCATTTAATTCAAATAGAACTTCATCTGCACCTGAAAAATCTAACTCTTTTTCATTAATAATTATTTTAGCGTTACTTAAATATAGAAATTTCAGATACTCATTTATTTTTTTCTCAAGAATTAAAGAACTCTCTTTTCTATAAATAGAAATTTCACTTGCTAACTCTTGTAATTTTAAATTTAAATCTTCATATTTTTTTTCTAATTTTTCTTTTTGGAAAAATATATTTTCATAAGATTCTAACTCAATTTTTTTCTGTTCTTTATATTTTAAACACTCTTCAATTGAACCAAATCTTTTTTGTAAAGCTGAGAGTTTTTCAATTCTATCCAGTACATTTTCAATATTTATATCATCTAATTCATGTAATGAATCATTGAATTTTTCAAAGATATTGTTCAACTCATTCATTGTTTCATCAAAAAAACTAGAATCTGTTTCCATTAATTCTAATGCTTGAATAACATTGTGATTAAATTCCAAAATTCCAGAAGCTTTTTTTATTGCAACTTCTATTTTTTCTTTTTTAGCTAATCTTTTTTTTATTAAATTTAGTTCTTCATATTCATCAATACTTGGATTTATTTGCTCAATTTTATCTATTTCAAATCTTGCAAACTCTTTTAAATCTTCTAATTTATTTTCATCATCTAATATTTTTTGTAACTCTTTTTTTACAACTATTAATTCTTTATATAAATTATTAAATGTTTCTTTTTTCTTTTTAAAATCTTTTTTCTTTTGAATAGTTAATCTATCTAAAAAATCTAAAAGTTTTAAACTATCAAATTCTGAGGTATCTTTTAAGTTAAGATGTTTTATAAGTTTTGTTGAAAAATCACTAAGATTTTTTTTAGAAACAGATTGATTATTTAAAAAATATCGTACTTTATCTTTTTTAATACTTTTAATAATAATATCGTCATCAATAGACAAATCATAAGTTTCATCATTAATTTTTGAATTATTTAGTAATACTTCACCAAGATTTGCTTTTACATCAGCTAGAGCAAATAATGATAAAATCGCTTGCATCAAAATAGATTTCCCAGCACCACTTGGTCCTGTGAAAATATTTAAACCATTTTTAAACTCTAAATCAACCTCTTCAAAAGATAAACAATCTTTTAAATATACTCTTGTAATCAAATTAATTTCCCCATCTTAGTTTTTCATTTAATACTTCAAAATAATCTCTTTGAATTCTATGCATCATTTTTGCTTTTTTATTTGCTATTCTAATTTTAATAGATTGATTTTGTTCAACTTCATAAATATCTTGTCCATCAACAATTACAACTGCACCTTGATTATCAACTATTTTAAACTCTATTTCAAAATCAGCTGGCATAACTAGTGGTCTTTGTGTTAAAGAGTGAGGAGCAACTGGCGTTACAATAAAAGCTTCAGTTAAAGGATAAACAAGAGGTCCACCAGCTGAGAGATTATAAGCAGTTGAGCCTGTTGGTGTTGAGATAATTACACCATCACCATAATAAGTATTAAAAGCTTTTCCATTAATTTTACCTTTTATTCTAATCATTGATGAGATAGATTTTCTTGAAATTACAATATCATTAAATGCAACAAATTTATTTAAATTTACACTTCCTTCAACCATCATTCTATTATCAATTTTATAAATATTTTTTTTCAAATCTTCAATAAATTTTGGTAATTGTTCCATACTTATATCAGTTAAAAAACCTAAAGTTCCTAAGTTAATTCCTAAAACTGGAATATCATATTTGAAAGATTTTCTAACGACTGAAAGTAAAGTTCCATCTCCTCCAACTGAGATTAGAAAGTCAACTTTATGGCATAATTCATCTAAGGAATGTCCACCTTTTAGGCATATCATATTTGCTGAATTATCTTCTAAATAGACTTCGATTTTAGCTTGTTCAAAAAGAGTTTTAATTTTTAAATATATCTCTTTTAATTCTGGACTTGAAGGTTTTAAAATTATTCCTGCACTTTTAATATTATTCAATAATTCATTATTTGTTTCTATTCTCAATGTTATTCCAATTTTAAATTTATGTAAACCATTTTAGCTGATTATTTATAATAACTTAAATAAATTTAAAACAAAAAAAAAGGGATATGCAAACGCATATCCCTTTTTGTACAAAACTAAAGAAAATTTCTATTATTCTATACAGACCTTTAGGTGTTATTAGGAAATCAAAGATTTCTATAACACAAAAAAGCTCGTTAATCACTATAAGAGTGAAATACTTTACTCTTATTTAACGTGATTAACCATTTCTCTTTTTAATAATTTCATCAGAAACATTTTTTGGAACTTCTGAATAGTTATCAAAAATCATTGAATATGTAGCTCTACCTTGAGACATAGATCTTAAGTCTGTAGAGTAACCGAACATTTCAGATAATGGAATTAATGCAACAACTAGTTTAACACCAGCTCTGTCATCCATAGACTGAATTTGTCCTCTTCTTTTATTACAATCGCCGATACAATCACCCATATAATCTTCAGGTGTTTCAATCTCAACTCTCATAATTGGTTCTAAGATTACAGCTTGAGCAGCAGCAGATCTACAACCTTGTTTGAATCCCATTGAAGCAGCTAATTTAAATGCCATTTCAGATGAATCCACATCATGGTAAGAACCATCATAAAGTGTTACTTCAATATTAACCATTGGATAACCAGCTAAAATACCACCTTGCATTGCTTCAAAACAACCTTTTTCAACAGCTGGGATATATTCTTTAGGAACAGTTCCACCTTTAATATCATTGTTAAATTTAAAGTTTTCTTCACTATCAACTAATGGTTTAATGTCTAAATATACGTGACCGTATTGACCTTTACCACCTGATTGTTTTGCGTATTTATACTCTTGTTTAACAGCATTTTTAATTGTTTCTCTATAAGCAACTTGAGGAGCACCAACTTCAGCTTCAACTTTAAATTCTCTTTTCATTCTATCTACAAGAATTTCAAGGTGTAATTCACCCATTCCTGAAATAATAGTTTGTCCAGATTCTTCGTCAGTATTAACTCTGAATGAGGGATCTTCTTCTGCTAATTTTCCTAAAGCAATACCCATTTTTTCTTGGTCAGCTTTAGTTTTTGGCTCAACTGCAACAGAAATAACTGGTTCAGGGAATTCCATTCTTTCTAAGATAACAGGATCTTTTTCAGAAGCAAGTGTATCTCCAGTAATTGTATATTTTAAACCAACAACAGCACCGATTTCTCCAGCATAAAGCTCTTTGATCTCTTCTCTATTATTAGCATGCATTTTAAGTAATCTTCCGATTCTTTCTTTTTTCATTTTTGTAGAGTTATAAACATAAGTTCCAGATTCTAAAACCCCTCTATAAACTCTTGTAAATGTTAACTGTCCAACAAATGGGTCAGTCATAATTTTAAATGCTAGCGCAGCTACTTCACCTTCGTCTGTTGAAGGAACAATAACAGCTTCACCATCTTGAGTTTCACCATTAATATCAGCAACTTCAGTTGGAGCTGGTAAATACATAGCAACAGCATCAAGTAAAGTTTGAACACCTTTATTTTTGAATGCAGTTCCACAAGTCATTGGAGTAATAGTCATATTTAAACAACCAGCTTTAATACCAGCTGTAATTTCTTCTTCAGTTAACTCTACACCCTCAAGATATTTTTCCATTAACTCTTCGATTGACTCAGCAGCAGATTCAATCATTTTTTCTCTATATTCTTCTGCAATTTCCATCATATCAGCTGGAATTTCTTCAATATGGTAATTAGAACCCATTGCTGCATCTTCATCCCAAACGATAGCTTTCATTTGAACTAAATCTACAATACCTTTGAAGTTTTCTTCTGCACCAATTGGTAATTGAATTGGAACCGCATTTGATTTTAATCTTTCATTTACTTGGTTTAAAACATTATAAAAATCTGCACCTGTTCTATCCATTTTATTAACGAATATCATTCTTGGTACTCTATATTTATTAGCTTGTCTCCAAACAGTTTCAGATTGTGGTTGAACTCCACCTACTGAACAAAATACTGCAACAGCTCCATCAAGAACCCTCATAGATCTTTCAACTTCAATAGTAAAGTCAACGTGACCTGGAGTGTCAATGATGTTAATCATTAAATCATCACCTGTTTTTGGGTGTTTCCAATGACAAGTTGTAGCAGCAGAAGTAATTGTTATACCTCTTTCTTGCTCTTGTTCCATCCAGTCCATTGTAGCAGCACCTTCATGAACTTCACCAATTTTATGTGAAACACCTGTATAGAATAAAATTCTTTCAGTAGTTGTTGTTTTTCCAGCATCAATGTGAGCTGCAATACCAATATTTCTAACTCTGTTAAGTGGTGTTTTTCTTGCCATGTTATAATCCTACCATCTATAGTGTGCAAATGCTTTATTAGCTTCTGCCATTCTATGAATATCTTCTTTTTTCTTGAATGAAGTTCCTCTTTCGTTAGCAGCTTCGAATAATTCGTTAGCTAATCTTTCTACCATAGTTCTTTCATTTCTTTTTCTTGCAGCATCAACTAACCATCTTAATGCTAAAGTTTGTCTTCTTACGGCTCTTACTTCAACAGGAACTTGATATGTAGCTCCACCAACTCTTCTAGATCTTACTTCTAAAAGTGGTTTAACATTTTCAATTGCTTTTTCAAATAATTCAATACCAGCTGCTTCACCTCTAGCGTCAAGGTTTGCAATTGCACCATACATGATTTTTTCTGCAGTAGATTTTTTACCATCTTGCATAACTGTATTAACAAATTTTGTGATCACTTTACTATTATAGATAGGATCAGCCATTATTTCTCTAACTGGAGCTTTTCTTCTTCTCATTTTCTATCCTTCTACTTTTTCTTAGCTTTAGCTTTTTTAGTACCATATTTAGATCTTGCAACAGTTCTGTTAGCAACACCAGCAGTATCTAAAGCACCTCTTACGATGTGGTATTTAACCCCAGGTAAATCTTTTACTCTTCCCCCTCTTACAAGTACTATTGAGTGCTCTTGTAAGTTGTGACCTTCTCCACCGATATATGAAATAACTTCAAAACCTGTAGTTAATCTAACTTTTGCAACTTTTCTTAAAGCCGAGTTAGGTTTTTTAGGTGTAGTTGTATATACTCTTGTACATACTCCTCTTCTTTGTGGACATTCTTTTAATGCTGGCGATTTAGATTTTTTGATAACCTTTTTTCGCTCATTTCTTACAAGCTGATTGATTGTAGGCATTTCTTTCCTTTATATAAATTGGTTTGAGTAATTATAGCCTTACCCATGCTTCTCGTGCACTTCAACATTAAGTTGAAACGATACTCCCATTCTAGGAAACTCAATTATTTTAGTTTTCTAAAAAAGTACGGGATTATACTGAAGACATGCTTAATAATTGTTTAGTCAAAAATTTCATTACTTCATCCCAAATTTCCAATAATTCTCATTTAAGTCTAAAATAAATATTTCTTACTAAAATTCCGAATTACATAATTTAAATTCAAAAAAAGATTCTACATAATGACAAAAAAATTACTTCCCCTAGCCTTAGGTGGACTTGCTATTGGTACTACAGAATTTGCAATCATGGGATTATTACCAGATGTTGCAAATGACTTAAATATCAGTATTCCCGTTGCTGGACATTTAATCTCTATATATGCTTTAGGAGTAGTTATTGGAGCACCAATTTTGGTTGCTTTAAGTTCAAAATTTCCTGCTAAAAATATCTTAATTGTATTTATGATTTTATTTACATTTTTCAACTTTTTATCTGCTATTGCTCCTAATTACACTACATTACTAATATCAAGATTTTTAAGTGGTTTACCACATGGCGCTTTTTTTGGTGTTGGTACTGTTGTTGCTGCAAAACTTGCTGATAAAGGAAAATCAGCACAAGCAATTGCTGTAATGTTTACAGGACTTACAATTGCAAATGTCGCTATGGTTCCTCTTACTACATATCTTGGTCATACTTTTAGTTGGAGATATGCCTTTGCAATAGTTTCAATAATTGGTTTAATAACAATTTTCTCTTTATATAAAAATCTTCCAAAACAAAAAGAGGTAAAAACTGTTACATTAAAAGAGGAACTAGAATTTTTCAAGACAATCAAAGCTTGGCATATATTAGCTATTGTTGCAACTGGTTTTGGTGGATTGTTTGCATGGATTAGTTATATTGCTCCATTGTTGATTCATGTTACAAAATTTGAAGAGAGTAGTGTCTCATATTTGATGATTGTTGCGGGGCTTGGGATGTTAGTTGGAAATATAGTTGGAGGATATTTAGCTGATAAAAGAAACCCTATAAAAGTTGCAATTTTCCTTTTATCTATGATGGTTATATGTTTAATATTGGTATTTTCCCTATCTGAATATAAGTTTGCAACTGTTGTTCTTACATTTGTATGTGGTGCATTTGCTATGTCTATTGGTGCACCTATTAATATTATCATGTTAGATAGTGCAAAACATTCTGCCATGCTAGGAGCTGCATTTTTACAAGCTGCATTTAATGTTGCAAATTCTTTAGGTGCATTTTTAGGAGGTATTCCTTTATTTATGGGATTAAACTATAATTATCCATCATTAAGTGGTGCTTTAATGGCCTTGGTTGGTGTGGGATTATGTTTAATTTTCCTAAAAAAATATAAAGTGCAGGGATAGTTTGTATGACAATACTTGGGCATAAAATTGTAGGTAGTGGTAAAAAATATATCTTAGTTTTACATGAACTAATGGGAGACCACACAAATTTCGACCCAATTTTACCATATATTGATGCCACAAACTTCACATATATTTTTGCTGACCACAGAGGTTATGGTTTATCAAAAAACATATGTGGTGAATATACTTGTGAAGAAGCAGCAAATGATGTAAAAAACCTCATCACAAAACTAAATCTAAAAGAAGTAAATCTACTAGCTCACTCAATGTCCACGATGATAGCCCAAAAAGTAGCTC from Arcobacter venerupis includes these protein-coding regions:
- a CDS encoding peptidase U32 family protein, whose translation is MNNEKVELLSPAGNLEKLKIAIKYGADAVYAGVSHFSLRIRAGKEFTFETFKEGIDYAHARGKKVYATINGFPFNSQIDLLKKHIIKMAELEPDAFIVAAPGVVKLCRELAPQIDIHLSTQANVLNYLDAQVFWDMGVKRIVVAREISLKDVVEIKKHLPDMEIEIFVHGSMCFAYSGRCLVSAVQMGRVPNRGSCANDCRFEYTLYAANEDHSTLFRLEEEPGVGTYIFNSKDMNLASHIKEILDSGAVDSLKIEGRTKSPYYAAVTAKAYRNAIDDYYDGKFEADKYQRELYTTKNRGFTDAYLIHRPFEKTDSQNHEYALSKGSYEVTGLVTEDEEHFLCKYKVYPNEDIEIFTPMGDELVECENEIGKIFKKDGIYYINFKKILTETNKELESVHSGNVNKIKLPGRLPYLTMFRVANIEETIE
- a CDS encoding AAA family ATPase, whose amino-acid sequence is MITRVYLKDCLSFEEVDLEFKNGLNIFTGPSGAGKSILMQAILSLFALADVKANLGEVLLNNSKINDETYDLSIDDDIIIKSIKKDKVRYFLNNQSVSKKNLSDFSTKLIKHLNLKDTSEFDSLKLLDFLDRLTIQKKKDFKKKKETFNNLYKELIVVKKELQKILDDENKLEDLKEFARFEIDKIEQINPSIDEYEELNLIKKRLAKKEKIEVAIKKASGILEFNHNVIQALELMETDSSFFDETMNELNNIFEKFNDSLHELDDINIENVLDRIEKLSALQKRFGSIEECLKYKEQKKIELESYENIFFQKEKLEKKYEDLNLKLQELASEISIYRKESSLILEKKINEYLKFLYLSNAKIIINEKELDFSGADEVLFELNGVSLDTISSGEYNRLRLALLTSMSEFDIVDNGILFLDEIDANLSGKESDAISKVLKKLSNSYQIFAISHQPQLTSSANQHFLVDKINGKSFVKELKNNEKVNEIARMISGEKVTSEAVEFAKNLLK
- a CDS encoding NAD(+)/NADH kinase → MRIETNNELLNNIKSAGIILKPSSPELKEIYLKIKTLFEQAKIEVYLEDNSANMICLKGGHSLDELCHKVDFLISVGGDGTLLSVVRKSFKYDIPVLGINLGTLGFLTDISMEQLPKFIEDLKKNIYKIDNRMMVEGSVNLNKFVAFNDIVISRKSISSMIRIKGKINGKAFNTYYGDGVIISTPTGSTAYNLSAGGPLVYPLTEAFIVTPVAPHSLTQRPLVMPADFEIEFKIVDNQGAVVIVDGQDIYEVEQNQSIKIRIANKKAKMMHRIQRDYFEVLNEKLRWGN
- the fusA gene encoding elongation factor G, whose amino-acid sequence is MARKTPLNRVRNIGIAAHIDAGKTTTTERILFYTGVSHKIGEVHEGAATMDWMEQEQERGITITSAATTCHWKHPKTGDDLMINIIDTPGHVDFTIEVERSMRVLDGAVAVFCSVGGVQPQSETVWRQANKYRVPRMIFVNKMDRTGADFYNVLNQVNERLKSNAVPIQLPIGAEENFKGIVDLVQMKAIVWDEDAAMGSNYHIEEIPADMMEIAEEYREKMIESAAESIEELMEKYLEGVELTEEEITAGIKAGCLNMTITPMTCGTAFKNKGVQTLLDAVAMYLPAPTEVADINGETQDGEAVIVPSTDEGEVAALAFKIMTDPFVGQLTFTRVYRGVLESGTYVYNSTKMKKERIGRLLKMHANNREEIKELYAGEIGAVVGLKYTITGDTLASEKDPVILERMEFPEPVISVAVEPKTKADQEKMGIALGKLAEEDPSFRVNTDEESGQTIISGMGELHLEILVDRMKREFKVEAEVGAPQVAYRETIKNAVKQEYKYAKQSGGKGQYGHVYLDIKPLVDSEENFKFNNDIKGGTVPKEYIPAVEKGCFEAMQGGILAGYPMVNIEVTLYDGSYHDVDSSEMAFKLAASMGFKQGCRSAAAQAVILEPIMRVEIETPEDYMGDCIGDCNKRRGQIQSMDDRAGVKLVVALIPLSEMFGYSTDLRSMSQGRATYSMIFDNYSEVPKNVSDEIIKKRNG
- the rpsG gene encoding 30S ribosomal protein S7, with the protein product MRRRKAPVREIMADPIYNSKVITKFVNTVMQDGKKSTAEKIMYGAIANLDARGEAAGIELFEKAIENVKPLLEVRSRRVGGATYQVPVEVRAVRRQTLALRWLVDAARKRNERTMVERLANELFEAANERGTSFKKKEDIHRMAEANKAFAHYRW
- the rpsL gene encoding 30S ribosomal protein S12: MPTINQLVRNERKKVIKKSKSPALKECPQRRGVCTRVYTTTPKKPNSALRKVAKVRLTTGFEVISYIGGEGHNLQEHSIVLVRGGRVKDLPGVKYHIVRGALDTAGVANRTVARSKYGTKKAKAKKK
- a CDS encoding MFS transporter translates to MTKKLLPLALGGLAIGTTEFAIMGLLPDVANDLNISIPVAGHLISIYALGVVIGAPILVALSSKFPAKNILIVFMILFTFFNFLSAIAPNYTTLLISRFLSGLPHGAFFGVGTVVAAKLADKGKSAQAIAVMFTGLTIANVAMVPLTTYLGHTFSWRYAFAIVSIIGLITIFSLYKNLPKQKEVKTVTLKEELEFFKTIKAWHILAIVATGFGGLFAWISYIAPLLIHVTKFEESSVSYLMIVAGLGMLVGNIVGGYLADKRNPIKVAIFLLSMMVICLILVFSLSEYKFATVVLTFVCGAFAMSIGAPINIIMLDSAKHSAMLGAAFLQAAFNVANSLGAFLGGIPLFMGLNYNYPSLSGALMALVGVGLCLIFLKKYKVQG